From Punica granatum isolate Tunisia-2019 chromosome 1, ASM765513v2, whole genome shotgun sequence:
GTTTAATTCTTCCTTGACAGTTTTCCGTGTCAAACAACCAAATTAAGTTGGGTCAGCGCCTGGTCCCATTGCCATCCCTAACTCCATGGACCAAGATCAGATTTAAACTGGTGACCCGAGGACCACAATTTACCATCTTAAGTTGCCTCAACGGTCAATTCAATAAAGGAAGGACTCAGATCAGATCGGACTCGATCATCTAGATTGGATCCAAGAGCCACTGAATAGTGGCTTCGTCAGATGCTCGAGCCAACGGCAAAGTCAATACAcaaaaatcactattcatttTAATGCAACTTTCAGCATTCAATTAAGTTGCAGATTCCAAGGAAAATAATACTAATAGCCATCATTTCCCATGAATATAAAAGCCCCCGAGCAGTTCAGATAACTCTTTTAAGGTTCAGCAACTCAGCTCTGTTAGCAAATCACAAGGATGGCCACGATGAGGTCCACCCAAGCGATCAAACACGAACCACAGACTATGCATATGTGACCAAGCTATGTTAAAAATTCTATGTCATCAACACCAAATATTCGGTTGAGTTTGAAAAGTTAAGACTGATTATTGATACCCCAAGCTACAAGCTGAAAATGGAGCAGCTCGGTCAAGTAGCAGCCACAGCATCAGCTCTCGGTTTTGCAGCCAAGAGCTGACGCAGCTTAGAACCTGCACTTAAGTTCTGCTCATATGCCCCTTCCTCTTCAGTGCTCGTTTCCCTAGAACCCGCATTATCCACTTTGGAGAGCAAGTTCTCGGTAGTAAGAGGTAATACTTCCTCGACCTCAGTATCTGATCCCTCCTCACCAGTTCCTTCAGGCTCCAAATGCTTCAGCTTCTCCTGAATGCACCAACACAgtttaaaatcatataattCAGCTTGGGTAAAAGGAAAACAGTGGAATGATAAAAGGAATATACAGAATGATACCATCAACATAGCATTTTCTCGTCTCAGCTTATTGGAATCTTCCATCAGTAGGTTGATTTCTGCTGTAAGAGCTGCATTCTCGTCAGTCAGGTATCCCACTCTATTTGCAAGTTCCTCAGCCTCAGCCTTGGACATAAAAGTAGAGAAAAAATCAGCAACAAAGTCTAGATTTCAGGCACTACATATCAAAGTGAGTATTATCCTTACCTGCTTCCTCAATCTTGATCTTCTGGCAGATTCACGGTTGGACTGTTTCCTTCTCTCCCGTTTCAGCTCCCTCTC
This genomic window contains:
- the LOC116192889 gene encoding G-box-binding factor 3-like isoform X3, which produces MIPPYGAPFAAAYSHGGVYAHPATPITPTPMSGETPSKSSGDASRGLMKKLKSFDGLGMPITNGNVEAAENGTKPRVSESSTETEGTSDGSDGNTSGADQIRRKRMYDGTPPAAVAKPEGGAAPDVNLKVPSETWLLNERELKRERRKQSNRESARRSRLRKQAEAEELANRVGYLTDENAALTAEINLLMEDSNKLRRENAMLMEKLKHLEPEGTGEEGSDTEVEEVLPLTTENLLSKVDNAGSRETSTEEEGAYEQNLSAGSKLRQLLAAKPRADAVAAT